In Exiguobacterium acetylicum, the genomic stretch CACCCGTTCATTGCACCGCTTCGTCTTTGGGGGACGACTTAAGGGGAAACAATACACCGGCTTAGGATGGGAGAAAGGGTTCAGGACTTGAATCGTATTGAACGATCATCTCTGCTAGACTTCCTATAATGCATTTCTAGAAGTTGTTATGAATATACCATTCATATTTCTGCGTTGTCAACGGATTATTGTAAATATTCCGACAATTTAATAAAAAGAAAAATCCAGTCGGACTTTTCTTACCGTTCTTGACAGAAAGCAAAGACGTTTTGAACGGACTGGAAAGCATAAAGTCGCTCTACGACTTGATTTTCTTCAATTCGCAACAACGCAGGAACACTCATGACACGGGCTTCTTCTAAGAAATCCGGAATGAAATTCCCGTTCGCCTTCTGAATCGATTGACCTGATTCCGTTGCTTCGACGATATCAAGCATACGCTCCGCGATGGCGCATGTCCCGCACATCGGTGCATAGACATACAATAGTCCGTTTTCCGGGACGGTCGTGACCTCTTGCATGACGGTCGCTCCTTTCTTCGTGGTATCTGTCGTCAGTATACAAAAAAAAGAGAGCGGACGAAACGCAAGCGCCTCGTTCACTCTCTTTTCGTTAAGTATTACTCGTTGATCATCGATTTGTACGCTGCAGCGTCCATCAATGCCTCGACTTGTGAAGCATCTTCGATTTCGATGTCAACCATCCAAGCGCCTTCGAATGGTGACTCGTTAACGAGTTCTGGGGAATCCGAAAGGTTTTCGTTGATGGCAACGACTTTACCAGAAATCGGTGCATATAATTCCGAGACTGTCTTGACCGACTCGACTGAACCGAATGGCTCGTTTGCTGAGATCGTATCCCCGACTTCAGGCAATTCGACGAAGACGATATCCCCGAGTTCGTGTTGCGCGAAATCCGTGATTCCGATGCGCGCCTTGTTTCCTGATACTTCGACCCATTCATGTTCTTCCGAATAGCGTAAGTTGTCTTTTACTTGACTCATTTCCGATTCCCCCTGTGGACTAATTTGGACTAACGTGTTCAGTATACCAAAATCGACTCTGAACTTAATACCATTTTCCTTGATACATTTCTTCCTTGAAGCCGATCGTGACGTCTTTCCCGTCTGTGACAATCGGACGCTTCAACAACATGCCGTCACTTGCGAGTAACTTGTATTGCTCGTCTTCTGATAGCTCTGGAAGTTTGTCCTTGATCCCTTGCGAACGGTATGATTGACCGCTCGTGTTGAAGAATTTCTTCAGTGGCTCTCCACTTTTTTGATGAAGTTCCTGGATCGTCGTTGCAGATGGTGTCTCCTCGACGATATGTTTGTAATCCACTTCGACACCGTGCTGTTCGAGTGCTTTTTTTGCTTTGACGCACGTACTACATTTCGGATAGCCGTACATCGTGACTGTTTTTGTCATGTTCCTCACCTCACCTTCAAGAGTAGCAGATGGATCACTTCTGCTTCAAGCGTGCGAGCGCCCCGTCAATCTGATCTTGGTGATGGGCGTCATGAGCAACGAACGACTCGACGAAGGCTTGCGGTTGAAAATCCTCATAGGTCGCTTTAAATTGCCCGTCAGATAGACGATCGAGGTGATTGACGATGTCACGCCGGACGCTGATTGCTTTCTTCAATAAGGCGAGCGGATCGATATGATGCGCATATTCGACCGCCAGTCGATTGAACTGATCAAAATCTGTCTCAACAAGCGTCAACGGTTCATCCGGTAACTTCGAGATGGCATGATCGTAATAAAACCGGTCCCATAAATACAGATGACTGACGCACTCAAGGACGGTCCACTTATTAAGCGCAAGCGGCAGATCCCATTCTTCCGGCGACAAACGTTCAAGGGATTGATAGTAGGCAATCGCAAATTGCAGTTCAACCAATTCTTGGCGCATCTCGTTTTCCTCCTCCAACCAAAAACTTCGCCTTTACAGAGATTTTCCCTGCAAAGGCGAAGCGGTAAACCTGACTTAGACCGTATATTTGTTTGACTCGATGAGACGTTTTGCGATGTCGCGTTTCGTACCGATGACGTTGATTGGCTGGTAACGGCTGAATTTTTTCAGCGCCGAGAGCAACATCCGGAGTTCGTCGCCGCTTGCTGCCGCGTAGAGTGTCTCTTTCGCGTCACGCTCGACAGCTTCGAACGCTTGTTGTGCGAAGACTTCCGTGTAACGGACTTTCAGTTCGCTCTTCTCGATTCCTTTGTCGGCAATCGCTTTGTCCGTCCGGACGATTGCTGACTCCAGCGCATAGATCGCACTCATGATGTCAGCTGTGTTCGCTAAGATCTCTTGTTCACCTTGGAGTTTGTCCTGGTATTTCTGGACCGCTGTTCCGGCAGTCAACAAGAAGATTTTCTTCATCATCGCGAGTAAATGACGTTCGCGATCAAGTGGTGCTGTTCCGATTTCTGTCGGCATGAAGCTCATCACTTCTTGTTGCAGACGCTGTGCTTCCGCAAGCAACGGCAACTCGCCTTTCATCGCTTTCTTCAGCAACGTTCCTGGAACGAGAAGACGGTTGATCTCGTTCGTTCCTTCGAAGATCCGGTTGATCCGTGAATCACGGTACATGTTCTCGACTTCATATTCTGCCATGAAGCCGTAACCACCGTGAATTTGAACCGCTTCATCAATGACATAATCAAATGTTTCCGAAGCAAAGACTTTGTTCATCGAGCACTCGATCGCGTACTCCGCGATTGCATCGGCGATTTTCTTACCGTCCTTGCTCTCTTCTTCTGACAACTGATCGAGGCTGTCTTGGAACAGACCACCTGTCCGGTAGACCGAACTTTCCATCGCATACGTCTGTGCTGCCATCGTCGCGAGTTTTTCTTGAATCAATGGGAACGAGCTGATCGGTGTTTTGAACTGTTTCCGTTCATTCGAGTACTGGACTGCGAGATCAATCGCCCGTTTCGATGAACCGACAGCACCGACAGCTAATTTGTAACGACCGACGTTCAAGATGTTGAAGGCGATGACGTGACCGCGTCCGATCTCACCAAGGACGTTATCGACTGGTACTTCTGCATCTTGTAAGATCAACGTCCGTGTCGATGATCCTTTGATTCCCATCTTTTGTTCCTCGACGCCTGTCGAGACGCCTGGATACGATCCTTCGACGAGGAAGGCTGTGAACTTGTCACCGTCGATTTTTGCGTAGACGACGAACAAGCTTGCAAAACCAGCGTTCGTGATCCATTGCTTTTCACCGTTCAAGATGTAGTGCGTACCAGCTTCGTTCAAGACAGCCGTCGTTTTGGCACCAAGAGCATCCGAACCAGAGCCTGGCTCCGTCAACGCGTACGAAGCGATCCACTCCCCTGAAGCGAGCTTCGGCAAGTATTTATGCTTTTGCTCTTCGTTACCGAAGAAGACGATCGGCAACGAACCGATTCCGACGTGTGCGCCATAGCTGAGGGCGAATGAACGACCACGTGCGAACTTCTCCGTAATGATCGAAGACGAAATCTTATCCATCTGATAGCCGCCGTATGCTTCCGGAACGTCTGCGCCGAGTAGACCCAGCTCGCCTGCTTCGCGGAGGAGACCGACCGACAGTTCGAACTCGTGTTTTTCGATCCGGTCAAGGACAGGAACGACACGATCTTCGACGAACTTCGCTGTCATGTCACCGACCATTTTGTGTTCTTCCGAGAAATCCTCTGGTGTGAAGAGACGTTCTGGTGCTAACTCATCTAATACAAAACTGCCACCTTTGATTAATTCGTTTGTCGTTTGGCTCATTGTCCTGTTCCTCCTTCAACTAGTTCGAATACACCTGCTGCGCCCATTCCGCCACCGATACACATCGAGACGACACCATACTGGACATTCCGACGTTTCATTTCATGCAAGAGCGTCAATGTGAGTTTTGTTCCTGTACAACCGAGTGGGTGACCGAGGGCGATCGCTCCACCGTTGACGTTA encodes the following:
- a CDS encoding thioredoxin family protein translates to MQEVTTVPENGLLYVYAPMCGTCAIAERMLDIVEATESGQSIQKANGNFIPDFLEEARVMSVPALLRIEENQVVERLYAFQSVQNVFAFCQER
- the gcvH gene encoding glycine cleavage system protein GcvH, producing the protein MSQVKDNLRYSEEHEWVEVSGNKARIGITDFAQHELGDIVFVELPEVGDTISANEPFGSVESVKTVSELYAPISGKVVAINENLSDSPELVNESPFEGAWMVDIEIEDASQVEALMDAAAYKSMINE
- a CDS encoding arsenate reductase family protein — protein: MTKTVTMYGYPKCSTCVKAKKALEQHGVEVDYKHIVEETPSATTIQELHQKSGEPLKKFFNTSGQSYRSQGIKDKLPELSEDEQYKLLASDGMLLKRPIVTDGKDVTIGFKEEMYQGKWY
- a CDS encoding DinB family protein; this encodes MRQELVELQFAIAYYQSLERLSPEEWDLPLALNKWTVLECVSHLYLWDRFYYDHAISKLPDEPLTLVETDFDQFNRLAVEYAHHIDPLALLKKAISVRRDIVNHLDRLSDGQFKATYEDFQPQAFVESFVAHDAHHQDQIDGALARLKQK
- a CDS encoding acyl-CoA dehydrogenase family protein translates to MSQTTNELIKGGSFVLDELAPERLFTPEDFSEEHKMVGDMTAKFVEDRVVPVLDRIEKHEFELSVGLLREAGELGLLGADVPEAYGGYQMDKISSSIITEKFARGRSFALSYGAHVGIGSLPIVFFGNEEQKHKYLPKLASGEWIASYALTEPGSGSDALGAKTTAVLNEAGTHYILNGEKQWITNAGFASLFVVYAKIDGDKFTAFLVEGSYPGVSTGVEEQKMGIKGSSTRTLILQDAEVPVDNVLGEIGRGHVIAFNILNVGRYKLAVGAVGSSKRAIDLAVQYSNERKQFKTPISSFPLIQEKLATMAAQTYAMESSVYRTGGLFQDSLDQLSEEESKDGKKIADAIAEYAIECSMNKVFASETFDYVIDEAVQIHGGYGFMAEYEVENMYRDSRINRIFEGTNEINRLLVPGTLLKKAMKGELPLLAEAQRLQQEVMSFMPTEIGTAPLDRERHLLAMMKKIFLLTAGTAVQKYQDKLQGEQEILANTADIMSAIYALESAIVRTDKAIADKGIEKSELKVRYTEVFAQQAFEAVERDAKETLYAAASGDELRMLLSALKKFSRYQPINVIGTKRDIAKRLIESNKYTV